A genomic segment from Vidua macroura isolate BioBank_ID:100142 chromosome Z, ASM2450914v1, whole genome shotgun sequence encodes:
- the LOC128821433 gene encoding uncharacterized protein LOC128821433 isoform X2 → MAASASLRRLAGVGGPPEGRSLCSPGVTLLPPAPSLSSIPGVTSAVTSPLPKPPPVTSLHAAQIFPSGFTEPQRDHQGWKGSLEITQSNPPAKAGSPGAGDTGTHPGGVGMSPEREILQPPCTAVPVLCHPQCKEVLPQVEINPNTLDVRLGGRRVSRRVSKSERITDIPNSLMISASSSVSSHLMGEDMSKLH, encoded by the exons ATGGCGGCCTCTGCGTCACTGCGGCGCCTCGCAGGAGTTGGCGGCCCACCAGAAGGAAGGTCGCTGTGCAGCCCCGGTGTGACCCTGTTACCCCCGGCTCCTTCTCTGAGCTCTATCCCAGGTGTGACATCGGCGGTGACGTCACCGTTACCCAAACCGCCACCGGTGACGTCACTGCATGCAGCACAGATCTTTCCCTCCGGgttcacagaaccacagagggATCatcagggctggaagggatccctGGAGATCACtcagtccaacccccctgccaaggcagggtcacctggagcaggtgacacaggaacgcATCCAGGTGGGgttggaatgtctccagagagggaaatTCTACAacctccctgcacagctgttccagtgctctgccaccctcagtgtaaagaagttcttcctcaagTGGAG ATCAATCCCAACACGCTTGATGTTAGACTTGGTGGGAGGAGGGTTAGCAGGCGTGTAAGCAAGAGTGAGAGGATCACTGACATTCCTAATTCCCTA ATGATTTCTGCCTCCAGCTCAGTCTCCAGTCACCTGATGGGTGAAGATATGTCAAAGCTGCACTGA
- the LOC128821433 gene encoding uncharacterized protein LOC128821433 isoform X3 has translation MAASASLRRLAGVGGPPEGRSLCSPGVTLLPPAPSLSSIPGVTSAVTSPLPKPPPVTSLHAAQIFPSGFTEPQRDHQGWKGSLEITQSNPPAKAGSPGAGDTGTHPGGVGMSPEREILQPPCTAVPVLCHPQCKEVLPQVEMISASSSVSSHLMGEDMSKLH, from the exons ATGGCGGCCTCTGCGTCACTGCGGCGCCTCGCAGGAGTTGGCGGCCCACCAGAAGGAAGGTCGCTGTGCAGCCCCGGTGTGACCCTGTTACCCCCGGCTCCTTCTCTGAGCTCTATCCCAGGTGTGACATCGGCGGTGACGTCACCGTTACCCAAACCGCCACCGGTGACGTCACTGCATGCAGCACAGATCTTTCCCTCCGGgttcacagaaccacagagggATCatcagggctggaagggatccctGGAGATCACtcagtccaacccccctgccaaggcagggtcacctggagcaggtgacacaggaacgcATCCAGGTGGGgttggaatgtctccagagagggaaatTCTACAacctccctgcacagctgttccagtgctctgccaccctcagtgtaaagaagttcttcctcaagTGGAG ATGATTTCTGCCTCCAGCTCAGTCTCCAGTCACCTGATGGGTGAAGATATGTCAAAGCTGCACTGA
- the LOC128821433 gene encoding uncharacterized protein LOC128821433 isoform X4, with the protein MAASASLRRLAGVGGPPEGRSLCSPGVTLLPPAPSLSSIPGVTSAVTSPLPKPPPVTSLHAAQIFPSGFTEPQRDHQGWKGSLEITQSNPPAKAGSPGAGDTGTHPDDFCLQLSLQSPDG; encoded by the exons ATGGCGGCCTCTGCGTCACTGCGGCGCCTCGCAGGAGTTGGCGGCCCACCAGAAGGAAGGTCGCTGTGCAGCCCCGGTGTGACCCTGTTACCCCCGGCTCCTTCTCTGAGCTCTATCCCAGGTGTGACATCGGCGGTGACGTCACCGTTACCCAAACCGCCACCGGTGACGTCACTGCATGCAGCACAGATCTTTCCCTCCGGgttcacagaaccacagagggATCatcagggctggaagggatccctGGAGATCACtcagtccaacccccctgccaaggcagggtcacctggagcaggtgacacaggaacgcATCCAG ATGATTTCTGCCTCCAGCTCAGTCTCCAGTCACCTGATGGGTGA
- the LOC128821433 gene encoding uncharacterized protein LOC128821433 isoform X1 — translation MAASASLRRLAGVGGPPEGRSLCSPGVTLLPPAPSLSSIPGVTSAVTSPLPKPPPVTSLHAAQIFPSGFTEPQRDHQGWKGSLEITQSNPPAKAGSPGAGDTGTHPGGVGMSPEREILQPPCTAVPVLCHPQCKEVLPQVEINPNTLDVRLGGRRVSRRVSKSERITDIPNSLVSTNKYQYTQGFIMFSKGKNSESKLTSSPR, via the exons ATGGCGGCCTCTGCGTCACTGCGGCGCCTCGCAGGAGTTGGCGGCCCACCAGAAGGAAGGTCGCTGTGCAGCCCCGGTGTGACCCTGTTACCCCCGGCTCCTTCTCTGAGCTCTATCCCAGGTGTGACATCGGCGGTGACGTCACCGTTACCCAAACCGCCACCGGTGACGTCACTGCATGCAGCACAGATCTTTCCCTCCGGgttcacagaaccacagagggATCatcagggctggaagggatccctGGAGATCACtcagtccaacccccctgccaaggcagggtcacctggagcaggtgacacaggaacgcATCCAGGTGGGgttggaatgtctccagagagggaaatTCTACAacctccctgcacagctgttccagtgctctgccaccctcagtgtaaagaagttcttcctcaagTGGAG ATCAATCCCAACACGCTTGATGTTAGACTTGGTGGGAGGAGGGTTAGCAGGCGTGTAAGCAAGAGTGAGAGGATCACTGACATTCCTAATTCCCTAGTAAGTACTAATAAGTACCAATATACACAGGGCTTTATAATGTTTTCAAAGGGCAAAAACTCAGAATCAAAACTCACATCCAGTCCTAGATAA